A part of Cryptococcus decagattii chromosome 2, complete sequence genomic DNA contains:
- a CDS encoding glycine cleavage system T protein — MLPRLVRPTATTFHVLARRSLATSAVLAQLKKTPLYDFHVQHKAKMVPFAGYSMPLSYGETGQTTAHKHVRSDAGLFDVSHMLQHNFTGPTAQEFLLTLCPSSLDSLKPFTSTLSVLLNEQGGIIDDTIITKHSDTFFYVVTNAGRADEDKAHITQKLDEWNAAHQGQKVKWETLDGWGLLALQGPKAKDVLQRMTDQDLSQVKFGSSVFADIKTTDGQVVKCHIARGGYTGEDGFEVSVPPQQTVAVSNTMTCHPDVMLIGLGARDSLRLEAGMCLYGHDLDESVSPVEGGLAWVIGKDRRAPDAQPAFPGKSRILEELANGPSRRRVGFEVVGSPAREGCKVFDALGEKQIGVITSGIPSPTLGKNIAMGYIASGSHKKGTEVKIEIRNKLRDAVVKPMPFVPAKYFK; from the exons ATGCTCCCCAGACTCGTCCGACCCACAGCCACAACTTTTCACGTCCTCGCGAGACGTTCTCTCGCTACGTCTGCTGTCCTCGCACAG CTCAAGAAAACACCCCTGTATGACTTTCACGTACAGCACAAGGCGAAGATGGTCCCGTTTGCTGGGTACAGCATGCCCTTGAGCTACGGCGAGACCGGACAGA CCACCGCCCATAAGCACGTCCGATCAGACGCTGGCTTATTTGACGTATCCCATATGCTGCAACACAACTTTACAGGCCCTACCGCCCAGGAATTCCTGTTGACCCTCTGTCCCTCATCGCTCGATTCACTCAAACCATTCACCTCCACCCTGTCTGTTCTTTTGAACGAGCAGGGAGGTATTATTGACGAtaccatcatcaccaaGCACAGCGACACTTTTTTCTACGTCGTCACTAACGCCGGACGAGCCGACGAGGACAAGGCGCATATCACTCAAAAACTCGACGAGTGGAACGCCGCCCATCAGGGCCAAAAAGTCAAGTGGGAGACTCTTGACGGCTGGGGTCTTTTAGCGCTCCAAGGTCCCAAAGCCAAGGATGTGCTCCAGCGAATGACGGATCAGGATTTGAGTCAAGTGAAATTCGGTTCATCTGTTTTTGCCGATATCAAGACGACGGACGGTCAAGTCGTCAAGTGTCATATCGCCAGAGGCGGTTACACTGGCGAAGACGGCTTTGAA GTATCCGTTCCTCCACAGCAGACCGTCGCTGTTTCCAACACCATGACTTGTCACCCCGACGTCATGCTCATCGGTCTCGGCGCTCGAGACTCTCTCCGTCTTGAAGCTGGTATGTGTCTCTACGGCCACGATCTTGATGAGAGCGTGAGCCCAGTGGAGGGCGGTCTCGCCTGGGTCATCG GCAAGGACAGGCGCGCACCCGACGCTCAACCTGCTTTCCCTGGAAAATCGAGAATCCTCGAAGAACTTGCCAACGGGCCTTCCAGGCGAAGGGTCGGCTTTGAGGTCGTGGGTTCTCCAGCGAGAGAAGGTTGCAAAGTCTTTGATGCGTTGGGTGAAAAGCAAATTG GTGTGATCACTTCTGGTATCCCTTCGCCTACCCTCGGCAAAAACATCGCCATGGGTTACATTGCCAGCGGATCCCACAAAAAGGGTACTGAAGTCAAGATTGAGATCAGGAACAAGTTGAGAGATGCGGTTGTCAAGCCCATGCCGTTTGTACCTGCGAAATACTTCAAATAA
- a CDS encoding GTP-binding protein ypt2, translated as MSGPAGQHYDFLIKLLLIGDSGVGKSCLLLRFCEDSWTPSFITTIGIDFKIRTIELDGKRIKLQIWDTAGQERFRTITTAYYRGAMGILLVYDVTDEKSFNNIRTWLSNIEQHASPGVNKILIGNKCDWEEKRSVTIEQGRALADEFGLRFLETSAKANEGVEEAFFTLARDIKTRLIDSQPQEAAPVQLGADRGGVNVNKQSDSSSGGCC; from the exons ATGTCAGGACCAGCCGGACAACACTACGACTT TTTAATCAAGCTTCTCCTTATCGGTGACTCTG GTGTCGGCAAGTCATGTCTTCTCTTGCGATTCTGTGAGGATTCTTGGactccttctttcatcaCTACCATCG GTATTGACTTCAAGATCCGAACAATCGAACTTGATGGGAAGCGAATCAAGTTGCAGATT TGGGATACTGCTG GACAAGAACGTTTCCGGACCATCACTACCGCTTACTACAGAGGTGCCATGGGTATCTTGTTGGTTTATGACGTTACAGATGAAAAGTCCTTCAACA ACATCCGAACTTGGCTTTCCAACATTGAACAACATGCGTCGCCCGGCGTCAACAAGATCCTTATCGGTAACAAGTGCGATTGGGAGGAGAAGCGATCTGTTACGATTGAGCAAGGGCGTGCGCTTGCCGACGAGTTTGGATTGCGGTTCTTGGAGACTAGTGCAAAGGCAAATGAAGGTGTGGAGGAGGCATTTTTCACCCTGGCCAG AGATATCAAGACTCGTTTGATTGAttctcaacctcaagaAGCCGCCCCTGTTCAACTCGGTGCGGACCGTGGCGGTGTCAATGTCAACAAGCAAAGCgactcttcttccggcGGATGCTGTTAA
- a CDS encoding ribosomal protein L30 has protein sequence MFSRSVFSSARSYYTSTSQPAQATHHLITLVRSPIGLTKDTKQTLVALGLHRLRQSVLHPFGEVTAGRILKVKELVQVANVTKEEGEVLMKRRRGEGSGVELSGRAYGGGKGLVESEI, from the coding sequence ATGTTCTCCAGAAGTGTATTCTCATCTGCCCGTTCTTATTACACCTCTACCTCCCAACCTGCTCAAGCTACACACCATCTCATCACCCTCGTTCGTTCCCCCATCGGTCTCACCAAAGACACAAAACAGACTCTTGTCGCTTTGGGTCTCCACAGATTACGCCAGTCTGTGCTCCATCCATTTGGTGAAGTCACAGCTGGTAGGATACTAAAAGTCAAGGAGCTAGTACAAGTAGCGAATGTcaccaaagaagaaggagaggttttgatgaagaggagaagaggagagggtaGTGGGGTTGAACTCTCAGGAAGGGCCTACGGGGGAGGCAAGGGGCTTGTTGAGAGCGAAATATAG
- a CDS encoding ornithine carbamoyltransferase, protein MPSATVIRYAGQAARQRTPNVVVPFTPTRFAKSRQVPPPHLLTLADLSPEQISNLIATAAALKFVSKNAHTAAIPKRLDRRTVALIFNKRSTRTRVASETSVEALGGHPMFLGKDDIQLGVNETLEDTAKVVGSMTDGIMARVAGHKEIETLAKYSPVPVINALSDLYHPTQILADLLTLCEVYSPVPPPTEVISGQVYSSVLKYYQSALNPAKILQGKKVAWVGDTNNITNELLVTLPRFGMHFSVAAPKGYDKFDERVWSRLIESKTESLVTLTNSPAEALRDADVVVTDTWISMGQETEKAARLEAFKGYQITNEMVSDAGAKEDWKFMHCLPRKKEEVDDEVFYGPRSVVFPEAENRKWTIMAVFEALPLLLPVLQVLKPVEPTPTTNPNPTKISNHPIWLTPTFGSPAPGTTARALVSADSVPTRPVLSASGVLTSADSASVRSPRSSVSTSTTKRSTMPGDLV, encoded by the exons ATGCCTTCTGCTACCGTCATCCGATACGCTGGCCAAGCTGCTCGCCAACGAACTCCCAACGTTGTCGTCCCTTTCACACCCACCAGGTTTGCGAAGTCGCGACAggttcctcctcctcacctCCTTACCCTTGCCGACCTCTCTCCTGAACAGATTTCCAATCTGATTGCTACTGCCGCGGCTCTCAAATTCGTGTCCAAAAATGCGCATACTGCAGCGATCCCCAAACGACTTGATCGACGAACTGTCGCTCTGATCTTTAACAAGCGATCGACCAGGACCAGGGTTGCGAGTGAAACATCTGTTGAGGCTCTTGGCGGCCATCCAATGTTTTTGGGCAAAGACGATATCCAGCTCGGAGTGAATGAGACTCTTGAGGATACTGCCAAAGTTGTGGGCAGTATGACTGATGGTATCATGGCGCGTGTAGCTGGTCACAAAGAAATTGAAACACTGGCCAAATACTCGCCTGTGCCCGTTATCAATGCCCTCTCCGATTTGTACCACCCCACTCAAATTCTTGCCGACCTTTTAACCTTGTGCGAAGTCTATTCCCCTGTTCCTCCCCCGACTGAGGTCATTTCTGGGCAAGTATACTCTTCTGTCCTAAAATACTATCAGTCTGCGTTGAATCCGGCCAAGATTTTACAAGGTAAAAAGGTGGCATGGGTTGGAGACACCAACAATATCACGAACGAGCTGTTGGTGACTCTTCCCAGGTTCGGGATGCACTTCAGCGTGGCTGCACCCAAGGGGTATGACAAGTTTGACGAGCGTGTCTGGTCCAGGCT CATCGAGTCTAAGACTGAGTCCCTTGTCACTCTCACCAACTCCCCAGCCGAAGCCCTCCGTGATGCCGACGTCGTCGTTACCGATACTTGGATTTCTATGGGTCAAGAAACCGAAAAAGCTGCTCGTCTTGAAGCCTTCAAGGGTTACCAGATCACGAACGAGATGGTTTCCGATGCTGGTGCCAAGGAGGACTGGAAATTCATGCACTGCCTGCCtaggaagaaggaagaggttgacGACGAGGTGTTCTATGGACCAAGGAGTGTTGTGTTCCCTGAGGCGGAGAACAGGAAGTGGACTATCATGGCTGTTTTCGA GGCGTTG CCCCTTTTACTTCCAGTCTTGCAAGTTTTAAAACCGGTTGAGCCTAC GCCCACGACCAACCCAAACCCCACAAAAATCTCAAATCATCCAATAT GGCTCACTCCAACGTTTGGTTCTCCCG CCCCAGGAACTACGGCAAGGGCTCTCGTCAGTGCCGACTCTGTGCCCACCAGGCCGGTCTTATCCG CAAGTG GGGTCTTGACCTCTGCCGACAGTGCTTCCGTGAGAAG TCCAAGGTCATCGGTTTCGACAAG TACAACTAAGCGTTCCACTATGCCGGGAGATTTGGTTTAG